In one Cloacibacillus sp. An23 genomic region, the following are encoded:
- a CDS encoding POTRA domain-containing protein, with product MALLMLAAQAGYAAGGGSETPAAQQPEVSAEAPATADEPPVSGDVSAEGPSERPAAPEGARAEGEGVAERLPEPPSLEELAGPVIVGIGVEGNSEVATEHIMSVVTSKVGEHVDEEKLRKDAEAIFELGFFNATDYRVTDEEDGVRVTYLVQENPKVGEIKFVGNTVYTEDELRNIIFTQPGMIFNRTFFRNDLQRIKEKYQADGYVMANVKDVRIDGDVITVEIIEPKVSEIVIQGNRITKTKIIERYIRVKVGERFNSNELRLTLNRLQGLGYFSDVNVNFEPGQNPDEVVLVLTVEEARTGRLGFNVAYGTQSGFGGGMSYENSNIWGSGLRLSVGFELGDREEYWLTVEQPYMSHKIFAWRVGVYRRAWDDIYYYEDDTEYLEYDRDRFGAFVGFGKKFAEDSQYNWYVLLDWHNTKNDNVRNNANDAAWDQYAKNYYSSYGTPNQPSTQDMINDIKQQELGEGDYYSATFTLRRFNLDEYLPYQKGDIESLNVQVGQADVEGIDYTYVKYWLEGRFYYPIGNFLKDIFETSFLDGVDGKPVILAARVVAGSASGDVPYDELYEIGGDTTLRGYDDDYFHGRNMVLGNVELRIPIQKMFSLVFFYDIGRAWDSGGLFGRDKKYGGEEWGDSPGVGVRLNTPLGNLRLDYASGDEDRFVFGFGELF from the coding sequence GTGGCTTTGCTTATGCTCGCCGCCCAGGCCGGGTATGCGGCCGGCGGCGGCTCGGAAACGCCGGCGGCGCAGCAGCCGGAAGTCTCGGCGGAGGCGCCGGCCACGGCGGACGAGCCGCCTGTATCCGGCGACGTCAGCGCCGAAGGACCGTCGGAGAGACCGGCCGCACCTGAGGGCGCACGCGCCGAAGGGGAGGGCGTCGCCGAGAGGCTGCCGGAACCGCCGTCGCTTGAGGAGCTGGCGGGGCCGGTGATCGTCGGCATCGGCGTCGAGGGAAACAGCGAAGTGGCGACGGAGCACATCATGAGCGTCGTGACGTCGAAAGTCGGAGAGCACGTTGATGAGGAAAAGCTCCGTAAGGACGCCGAGGCCATATTCGAGCTCGGATTTTTCAACGCCACTGACTACAGGGTGACGGACGAAGAGGACGGAGTCCGCGTCACTTATCTGGTGCAGGAAAACCCGAAGGTCGGAGAAATTAAATTCGTCGGCAACACCGTATACACCGAGGACGAGCTGCGCAACATCATATTCACGCAGCCGGGGATGATATTCAACCGCACCTTCTTCCGCAACGACCTCCAGAGGATTAAGGAGAAATACCAGGCCGACGGCTACGTGATGGCTAACGTCAAGGACGTCAGGATTGACGGCGACGTCATCACGGTCGAGATAATCGAGCCGAAGGTCTCCGAGATAGTCATACAGGGCAACAGGATAACGAAGACGAAGATAATCGAGCGCTACATCAGGGTCAAGGTCGGCGAGAGGTTCAACTCCAACGAACTGCGCCTGACTCTGAACCGCCTGCAGGGACTCGGCTACTTCAGCGACGTCAACGTCAACTTCGAACCGGGACAGAACCCCGACGAGGTCGTGCTCGTCCTTACGGTCGAGGAGGCGCGCACCGGCAGACTCGGCTTCAACGTCGCCTACGGCACGCAGAGCGGCTTCGGCGGAGGTATGAGCTACGAGAACTCCAATATATGGGGCAGCGGCCTGCGTCTCAGCGTCGGCTTCGAGCTCGGCGACCGCGAGGAGTACTGGCTTACGGTCGAGCAGCCCTATATGAGCCATAAAATATTCGCCTGGCGCGTCGGCGTCTACAGACGTGCCTGGGACGACATCTATTACTATGAAGACGACACAGAGTACCTGGAGTACGACCGCGACCGTTTCGGAGCATTCGTCGGCTTCGGTAAGAAATTTGCTGAGGACTCGCAGTACAACTGGTACGTCTTGCTCGACTGGCACAACACGAAAAATGATAATGTCAGAAATAATGCCAACGATGCGGCGTGGGATCAGTATGCTAAAAATTATTATTCAAGTTACGGAACGCCCAATCAGCCTTCTACACAAGATATGATTAACGACATAAAGCAGCAGGAACTTGGCGAGGGCGATTACTATTCCGCAACGTTTACTTTAAGACGTTTCAATCTTGACGAATATCTGCCATATCAGAAAGGCGACATAGAATCTTTAAACGTTCAGGTTGGTCAGGCCGACGTTGAAGGTATCGACTATACTTACGTGAAATACTGGCTTGAAGGCAGATTCTACTACCCGATAGGAAACTTCCTCAAGGATATATTCGAAACATCGTTCCTTGACGGAGTAGACGGCAAGCCCGTCATCCTTGCGGCGCGCGTCGTCGCGGGGTCTGCGAGCGGCGATGTCCCGTACGACGAACTCTATGAAATCGGCGGAGATACTACGCTGCGCGGCTACGACGACGACTATTTCCATGGCCGCAATATGGTACTGGGCAACGTTGAGCTTCGCATACCAATACAAAAGATGTTCAGCCTTGTATTCTTCTACGATATAGGAAGAGCGTGGGATTCTGGCGGGTTGTTTGGCCGCGATAAGAAATATGGCGGCGAAGAATGGGGCGATTCTCCCGGAGTCGGCGTAAGGCTCAACACCCCGCTCGGCAACCTCCGCCTCGACTACGCGAGCGGCGATGAGGACAGATTTGTCTTTGGCTTCGGAGAGCTCTTCTAG
- the ispG gene encoding (E)-4-hydroxy-3-methylbut-2-enyl-diphosphate synthase, producing the protein MTINGLKIGGGAPVRVESMLKSRLTDLAACVGETERLRDAGCELARVALPDSALAPAFASLVRESRLTLMADIHFDHRLALAAIEAGCPSVRINPGNMSGAARLADVVAAAKERGVVIRIGANGGSLGNSQLERCGGDRGAALVLAVEEQLRPLLDMDFTRIIISAKSSSIAETVRANAILAGRYPFPLHIGVTEAGNGNSGVVKGAAGISMMLAQGIGDTLRVSLTAPGEEEVETGYNILKALGLRSRGWELVSCPTCGRRRVEVAELVERLKKILPPSAASGLTVAVMGCEVNGPKEAAGADLGVAGCPDGFIVFKKGAFLCRGSMDVFEEIVRREINSILNHKK; encoded by the coding sequence GTGACAATTAACGGATTGAAGATAGGGGGCGGAGCTCCCGTCAGGGTCGAGAGCATGCTGAAAAGCCGCCTCACCGACCTCGCGGCCTGTGTCGGCGAGACAGAAAGGCTCCGCGACGCAGGGTGCGAGCTCGCGCGCGTCGCTCTGCCGGACTCCGCGCTTGCGCCGGCCTTCGCGTCGCTCGTCAGAGAATCGCGGCTCACTCTCATGGCGGACATACACTTCGACCACAGGCTAGCGCTCGCAGCCATCGAAGCCGGCTGCCCGTCCGTACGCATAAACCCTGGTAACATGAGCGGCGCGGCGCGTCTCGCGGACGTCGTGGCGGCGGCTAAGGAACGCGGCGTCGTCATACGGATAGGCGCGAACGGCGGCTCGCTCGGAAATTCGCAGCTCGAACGCTGCGGCGGCGACCGCGGCGCGGCGCTGGTCCTTGCTGTTGAAGAACAGCTAAGGCCGCTGCTGGACATGGACTTCACCCGGATAATCATATCGGCGAAATCGTCCTCGATAGCGGAGACGGTGCGCGCCAACGCTATACTGGCTGGCAGATACCCGTTCCCGCTCCACATCGGCGTAACCGAGGCCGGAAACGGCAATTCCGGCGTCGTCAAGGGAGCCGCGGGAATATCCATGATGCTCGCGCAGGGCATAGGCGACACTCTGCGCGTCAGCCTCACCGCGCCCGGAGAAGAAGAAGTCGAAACAGGCTATAACATCCTGAAGGCCCTCGGACTGCGCAGCCGCGGCTGGGAGCTCGTAAGCTGTCCGACGTGCGGACGCCGCCGCGTGGAAGTCGCGGAGCTCGTCGAACGCCTGAAGAAAATACTGCCTCCCTCCGCCGCCTCAGGCTTAACGGTAGCCGTTATGGGCTGTGAGGTGAACGGGCCGAAGGAGGCGGCCGGCGCGGATCTCGGCGTCGCGGGGTGCCCGGACGGGTTCATAGTTTTTAAAAAAGGCGCGTTCCTCTGCCGCGGCTCTATGGATGTATTTGAAGAAATTGTCCGGCGCGAAATCAACTCCATACTAAACCATAAAAAATAA
- a CDS encoding arginine deiminase — translation MNSNTEFSVFSETGQLKQVMLHRPSREIDRLTIDNMDELLFDDLLWLEQAQREHDGFAKLLRDNGTEVLYFSRTLAETMAVPDAKEELINDVFRFECLDRRISDEFRPVLMEMPESELAGHLIEGWTKKEANGVCRRAPSLVASVSNGSDFLIHPIPNLYFQRDPAITVADGIIFGQMTFEARRIEPLYWKYIIRFHPRFAGMRVLFGDAPDEVWPQKAEGGDILVLSDKAVAIGVSQRTAPTTVQRIGRNLAAKTSIKRVFAFEIPRGRYCMHLDTVFTMVDKDAFCVYPPLLESLKVWQLDYSDGGTLETLEQKKDWQAAIASTLEVERLRLIVMRGRDDAETAREQWHDGCNTLAVAPGKVVVYNRNVNSAKLLRDNGVEVLELEGPELGRGRGGPRCMSMPLNRAPV, via the coding sequence ATGAACTCAAATACCGAGTTTAGTGTATTCTCTGAGACCGGGCAGCTTAAGCAGGTGATGCTGCACCGCCCGAGCAGAGAGATCGACCGCCTGACGATAGACAACATGGACGAGCTTCTCTTTGACGACCTCCTGTGGCTGGAGCAGGCGCAGCGCGAGCACGACGGCTTTGCGAAGCTGCTTAGGGACAACGGCACGGAGGTTCTCTACTTCAGCAGAACTCTCGCCGAGACTATGGCCGTCCCCGACGCGAAGGAAGAACTGATAAACGACGTCTTTCGTTTTGAATGCCTTGACCGCCGCATCTCTGACGAATTCCGCCCAGTGCTCATGGAGATGCCGGAAAGCGAGCTGGCCGGCCACCTTATAGAAGGCTGGACCAAGAAAGAGGCGAACGGCGTTTGCCGGCGCGCTCCCAGCCTCGTCGCATCAGTCTCGAACGGCAGCGATTTTCTGATTCATCCGATCCCCAACCTGTACTTCCAACGTGACCCTGCGATAACAGTCGCCGACGGCATAATATTTGGACAGATGACCTTCGAGGCGCGAAGGATAGAACCGCTGTACTGGAAATACATCATACGCTTCCATCCGAGATTCGCCGGCATGCGCGTACTCTTCGGAGACGCGCCGGACGAGGTTTGGCCGCAGAAAGCCGAAGGGGGCGACATACTCGTCCTGTCGGACAAAGCCGTCGCGATAGGCGTGTCTCAGCGCACCGCGCCTACGACAGTCCAGCGCATCGGGCGCAACCTCGCTGCGAAAACCTCGATAAAGCGCGTATTCGCCTTCGAGATACCGCGCGGGCGCTACTGCATGCACCTGGACACGGTCTTTACGATGGTGGACAAGGACGCCTTCTGCGTATATCCGCCGCTGCTGGAGTCCCTGAAAGTCTGGCAGCTCGACTATTCCGACGGCGGCACGCTTGAAACGCTCGAGCAGAAAAAAGACTGGCAGGCGGCGATAGCATCTACGCTCGAAGTCGAAAGGCTGCGGCTCATAGTCATGCGCGGACGCGACGACGCTGAGACTGCGCGCGAGCAGTGGCACGACGGCTGCAACACCCTCGCCGTCGCCCCTGGCAAGGTCGTCGTCTACAACCGCAACGTCAACTCGGCTAAGCTGCTCCGCGACAACGGGGTAGAGGTGCTCGAGCTCGAAGGGCCTGAGCTCGGACGCGGACGCGGCGGCCCGCGCTGCATGTCGATGCCGCTCAACAGAGCCCCTGTATAA
- a CDS encoding sigma-70 family RNA polymerase sigma factor produces MKKTTEYDGGRRDDSKLWAECAAGSDAAREELILANRPMVYWLAKKLKVPYNTYHDLIQEGMLALISAVDSFDPSRNICFSTYAYYKINGRMINFLQRVEAKAPTPVEDAVFESGEDGGAALYDAPERREWSIDLENALSQLSERESDIINALIMEGRVANDVAAEKSIDVSNVYRIRRKALAKLKSWLGIESAQEASKA; encoded by the coding sequence ATGAAAAAAACAACAGAATACGACGGCGGACGCCGCGACGATTCCAAGCTGTGGGCCGAGTGCGCCGCCGGCAGCGACGCGGCTAGAGAAGAGCTGATCCTCGCCAACAGGCCCATGGTCTATTGGCTCGCCAAGAAGCTGAAGGTTCCATACAACACATACCATGATCTGATCCAGGAGGGGATGCTCGCGCTTATAAGCGCGGTCGATTCTTTCGATCCGAGCCGGAACATCTGTTTTTCCACGTACGCATATTACAAAATCAACGGCAGGATGATAAATTTCCTGCAGCGCGTAGAAGCGAAAGCCCCGACGCCTGTGGAAGACGCCGTTTTCGAAAGCGGAGAGGACGGCGGCGCTGCCCTTTACGACGCGCCGGAGCGCAGAGAATGGTCGATAGACCTTGAGAACGCGCTGTCGCAGCTTTCGGAACGCGAGTCCGACATCATCAACGCGCTCATCATGGAAGGGCGCGTAGCAAACGACGTGGCGGCGGAAAAGTCAATCGACGTGAGCAACGTCTATAGGATACGCCGCAAGGCGCTCGCCAAGCTTAAATCGTGGCTCGGCATAGAGAGCGCGCAGGAGGCATCCAAGGCCTGA
- a CDS encoding M50 family metallopeptidase: protein MISLISFLIVIGICVISHEGGHFFAARFRGVLVHEFSFGMGPEIWHRKKGETQYSFRAFPIGGFVRLEGEDDETSEPHEPGYDPSRSLANKKPWERILIMGAGASVNIALAWLLTALYLAGNGAYDMSAPRLGVIMENTPAYTAGLKSGDVIESIDGKPLDRWGDIQKIIRDGSKSGDTFDIVVSRGGEEKKLSINIPYSEEAGGRLLGVQPPYRKYPFIQALGASFSYSWSMSVAILKSLWLTVTGQMRADVTGPVGIAVMAGDALTAGFWAFVGFLGVINLNLGLLNLLPFPALDGGRIVFVLIEMVTRRKVPEKVETIIHYGGFIVLIALITLVTGKDIFRLFISNL, encoded by the coding sequence TTGATAAGCTTGATATCTTTCCTGATAGTCATAGGAATATGCGTCATTTCGCACGAGGGCGGGCACTTCTTTGCGGCGCGTTTCCGAGGCGTGCTGGTACATGAATTCTCCTTCGGCATGGGGCCCGAGATATGGCACCGCAAAAAAGGCGAGACGCAGTATTCATTTCGCGCCTTCCCGATAGGCGGATTCGTCAGGCTCGAGGGCGAAGACGACGAGACGTCGGAGCCGCACGAGCCGGGATACGATCCCAGCCGCTCGCTCGCCAACAAAAAACCGTGGGAGCGGATTCTGATAATGGGCGCGGGGGCTTCCGTCAACATCGCGCTCGCGTGGCTGCTGACGGCCCTTTACTTGGCCGGAAACGGCGCATACGACATGAGCGCGCCGAGACTGGGCGTAATAATGGAAAACACACCGGCCTACACGGCGGGGCTCAAAAGCGGGGACGTAATCGAGAGCATCGACGGCAAGCCGCTCGACAGGTGGGGGGACATACAGAAAATCATCCGCGACGGAAGCAAGTCGGGCGACACCTTCGACATCGTCGTTTCGCGCGGCGGGGAAGAGAAGAAACTCTCCATAAACATCCCCTATTCGGAGGAAGCCGGCGGAAGGCTGCTCGGCGTGCAGCCTCCGTATAGAAAATATCCGTTCATCCAGGCCCTCGGAGCTTCGTTCAGCTATTCGTGGAGCATGAGCGTGGCGATACTGAAAAGCCTCTGGCTCACGGTGACCGGACAGATGCGCGCAGACGTAACCGGCCCGGTCGGCATCGCCGTAATGGCCGGCGACGCGCTGACGGCGGGCTTCTGGGCGTTCGTCGGGTTCCTGGGCGTCATCAATCTGAACCTGGGACTGCTGAACCTTCTGCCTTTTCCGGCGCTTGACGGCGGGCGCATCGTGTTCGTGCTCATCGAAATGGTGACCAGGCGCAAAGTTCCGGAGAAGGTCGAGACGATAATCCACTACGGAGGGTTCATCGTGCTCATCGCGCTCATAACGCTCGTCACGGGCAAGGACATATTCAGACTCTTTATCTCAAACCTTTAG
- the argF gene encoding ornithine carbamoyltransferase, translating to MPVNLRNRHLISLKHHTPAEIEYLLDLAADLKNKKRAGIKGNLLERKNVALIFEKPSTRTRCAFTVAAIDEGGHPEYLGKNDIQLGHKEDVADTARVLGRMFDGIEFRGFSQKVVEDLAKYAGVPVWNGLTDDYHPTQVLADFLTIRENFGRLKGIRLVYVGDGRNNVANSLMIGAAKMGMHFVIGSPKELFPDPALVAECEQIAKECESGATITITDDPKAAVKGADAIYTDVWASMGEEAKAAERKALLQPYQVNRELIEAAGNDDVIFLHCLPAVKGNEVTEDVFESRHARQFDEAENRMHTIKAVMVASIGNL from the coding sequence ATGCCTGTGAATCTTCGCAACCGTCATCTTATCTCTTTGAAGCACCATACGCCGGCGGAGATTGAATATCTCCTCGACCTTGCCGCCGACCTCAAAAATAAAAAGCGGGCCGGCATAAAGGGCAACCTGCTGGAGCGTAAGAACGTGGCGCTCATCTTCGAAAAGCCGTCTACCCGCACCCGCTGCGCATTCACGGTCGCGGCAATCGACGAGGGCGGACATCCAGAGTACCTCGGAAAGAACGACATCCAGCTCGGACACAAGGAAGACGTGGCCGACACTGCGCGCGTTCTCGGGCGTATGTTCGACGGCATAGAGTTCCGCGGATTCAGCCAGAAGGTGGTCGAAGACCTCGCGAAGTACGCGGGCGTCCCAGTCTGGAACGGACTCACCGACGATTATCACCCGACGCAGGTTCTCGCAGACTTCCTCACTATCCGCGAGAACTTTGGACGCCTTAAGGGCATCCGCCTCGTCTATGTCGGCGACGGACGTAACAACGTAGCCAACTCCCTCATGATAGGTGCGGCGAAGATGGGGATGCACTTCGTCATAGGCTCGCCGAAGGAGCTCTTCCCGGACCCGGCGCTCGTCGCCGAGTGCGAGCAGATAGCGAAGGAGTGCGAGTCGGGCGCGACCATAACCATCACCGACGACCCGAAGGCCGCCGTCAAGGGTGCGGACGCGATATACACAGACGTCTGGGCGTCGATGGGCGAGGAGGCTAAAGCCGCCGAGCGCAAAGCGCTGCTTCAGCCCTATCAGGTAAACCGCGAGCTTATTGAAGCGGCCGGCAACGACGACGTTATCTTCCTCCACTGCCTGCCGGCGGTGAAGGGCAACGAAGTGACGGAAGATGTATTCGAGTCCCGCCACGCGCGTCAGTTCGACGAAGCCGAGAACCGCATGCATACGATCAAGGCCGTCATGGTAGCGAGCATCGGCAACCTCTAA
- the lpxD gene encoding UDP-3-O-(3-hydroxymyristoyl)glucosamine N-acyltransferase produces the protein MAKTITLAQIAELTGGRVVGDPEIIISSISDPRTPKEGAISPLWEKKLERFAPGCPVLFTKKGWIKEGQNGVELDDPRAGLIALLTFFDNAPKRERRVSERAFVDEAAKLGENVAVGAGSVVKSGASVGDGTVIMENVFIDHDVTIGKNCLLEPGAVVFHHCVLGDACVLHANAVIGCDGFGFMPDPKAGMVKIPQIGTARLGDGAEIGCFSSVDRATFGETYIGPQTKIDSHVKIGHNCVIGAYTIIVAQSGIAGSSHVGSRVIMAAQSGAANHATIGDGCTVGGRAGVSSDIPDGAVVSGFPAQDHRKELRVQAAVRQLPEMASNVKAFAKRIEALEKRLNDENA, from the coding sequence ATGGCTAAGACCATAACCCTTGCACAAATTGCGGAACTGACCGGCGGCAGAGTCGTCGGCGACCCTGAGATAATAATATCGTCCATTTCCGACCCGCGGACGCCGAAGGAGGGCGCCATATCGCCGCTCTGGGAAAAGAAGCTCGAGCGCTTCGCGCCGGGCTGCCCCGTGCTTTTCACCAAGAAAGGGTGGATAAAGGAGGGACAGAACGGCGTCGAGCTTGACGACCCGCGCGCCGGCCTCATCGCGCTGCTGACATTTTTCGACAATGCACCGAAACGCGAGCGCCGGGTGTCCGAGCGCGCATTTGTGGACGAGGCGGCGAAGCTCGGTGAAAACGTCGCTGTCGGAGCCGGAAGCGTCGTAAAGTCCGGCGCGTCAGTCGGCGACGGTACGGTGATAATGGAGAACGTCTTCATAGACCATGACGTGACTATAGGCAAAAACTGCCTGCTCGAGCCCGGGGCCGTAGTGTTTCACCACTGCGTGCTCGGCGATGCCTGCGTGCTGCACGCGAACGCAGTGATAGGCTGCGACGGCTTCGGCTTTATGCCGGACCCCAAAGCCGGGATGGTGAAGATTCCGCAGATAGGCACGGCGCGCCTCGGCGACGGCGCCGAAATAGGCTGCTTCAGCTCTGTAGACAGGGCGACCTTCGGCGAAACCTACATCGGGCCGCAGACGAAGATAGACAGCCACGTCAAGATAGGACACAACTGCGTGATAGGCGCTTATACGATAATAGTGGCTCAGTCCGGCATAGCTGGCAGCAGCCACGTCGGCAGCCGCGTCATTATGGCGGCGCAGTCCGGCGCGGCGAACCACGCCACCATCGGCGACGGCTGCACGGTCGGCGGCCGCGCAGGGGTGTCGTCCGACATTCCGGACGGGGCCGTCGTTTCCGGCTTCCCGGCGCAGGACCACAGGAAAGAGCTGCGCGTCCAGGCAGCCGTACGCCAGCTTCCAGAAATGGCGTCGAACGTGAAGGCCTTCGCGAAACGCATAGAGGCTCTGGAAAAAAGGCTGAACGATGAAAACGCTTAA
- the lpxC gene encoding UDP-3-O-acyl-N-acetylglucosamine deacetylase yields MKTLKEEIKISGVGLHSGETSTVRLMPSERAGVWFVNGAGEASNVTCSVVEEDQRLTGFSLPNGVVVRTGEHMLAAITGMGLEAVEILLEGSEVPITDGSAFPFAEAINSAGFCDVPGEAPRRALSAPVAVEENGGKRFLAAVPSDRLTVSYVIDYSGTPVGTQNVFYDVTRDNFYNIISRARTFGLTSELDYLRRHGLVKGGSLDNALVFDECGLVGGAQLHFPLECVTHKVIDLLGDLTLAGPVPTAHYVAVAAGHSIHGKLVGRIRAIFA; encoded by the coding sequence ATGAAAACGCTTAAGGAAGAAATAAAAATTTCCGGCGTCGGCCTGCACTCGGGCGAGACGAGCACGGTGCGGCTGATGCCGTCGGAGCGCGCCGGGGTCTGGTTCGTGAACGGCGCGGGCGAGGCTTCCAACGTAACGTGCTCCGTCGTGGAGGAGGATCAGCGGCTTACCGGTTTCTCTCTGCCGAACGGAGTTGTCGTAAGGACTGGCGAGCATATGCTCGCGGCGATAACCGGCATGGGGCTTGAAGCCGTCGAGATACTGCTCGAGGGCAGCGAAGTCCCGATAACGGACGGGAGCGCTTTCCCGTTCGCAGAAGCGATAAACAGCGCGGGATTCTGCGACGTGCCGGGCGAAGCTCCGAGACGCGCTCTGTCCGCGCCGGTCGCGGTGGAAGAGAACGGAGGGAAGCGTTTCCTCGCCGCGGTGCCGTCGGACAGGCTGACGGTGAGCTACGTCATAGATTATTCGGGCACGCCGGTCGGCACACAAAATGTCTTCTATGATGTCACACGCGACAATTTTTATAATATAATCTCTAGAGCAAGAACGTTTGGGCTGACGTCCGAACTTGATTATCTTAGGCGGCACGGGCTCGTGAAGGGCGGAAGCCTCGACAACGCCCTGGTATTCGACGAATGCGGCCTTGTGGGCGGCGCGCAGCTGCACTTCCCGCTGGAGTGCGTCACGCACAAGGTCATCGACCTGCTCGGCGACCTTACGCTCGCCGGCCCCGTCCCGACGGCTCACTACGTCGCCGTCGCGGCGGGACACAGCATTCACGGCAAGCTCGTCGGGCGGATACGGGCGATTTTCGCATAA
- a CDS encoding histidine phosphatase family protein, with protein MTEHIRKDTDEAPGLSAPENGRKIYFVRHGKTEWNNLFRYQGVTDVPLCAEGEEQARRAGLRLARLNVGAIVCSPLSRAFETAKRIAAHHPGVIVEKNPLFIEINFGEWEGLTVPEIKAHSGEELFYKWRSNELHVTVPGGEEADAVFDRASRAADELISRREENIVVVGHGAMFRALLLPLLGVPRSNVFWKTRVDNCSISALCVENNGKATLSFLNDTLHLHADEDKIADLPLS; from the coding sequence TTGACGGAACACATCAGGAAGGACACGGACGAGGCGCCGGGGCTCAGCGCGCCCGAAAACGGCAGAAAGATATATTTCGTGCGGCACGGCAAGACTGAATGGAACAACCTGTTCCGCTATCAGGGCGTCACCGACGTCCCGCTCTGCGCTGAGGGCGAGGAGCAGGCGCGGCGCGCGGGGCTGCGGCTCGCGCGTTTGAACGTAGGCGCCATAGTTTGCAGCCCTCTGTCGCGCGCCTTCGAGACCGCGAAGCGGATCGCGGCGCACCACCCAGGCGTAATCGTAGAAAAAAATCCGCTCTTTATAGAAATTAACTTCGGAGAGTGGGAGGGGCTGACCGTCCCGGAAATCAAAGCGCACAGCGGAGAAGAGCTCTTTTATAAATGGCGTTCGAACGAGCTTCACGTAACGGTCCCGGGCGGCGAGGAGGCCGATGCAGTTTTCGACCGCGCGTCGCGTGCGGCTGACGAACTTATATCGCGGCGCGAGGAGAACATAGTCGTCGTCGGACACGGCGCGATGTTCCGCGCTCTTCTGCTGCCGCTGCTCGGCGTCCCGCGCTCCAACGTGTTCTGGAAGACGCGCGTGGACAACTGCTCTATCTCGGCCCTCTGCGTGGAAAATAACGGAAAAGCGACGCTCTCGTTCCTCAACGACACGCTCCACCTCCATGCGGACGAGGACAAAATCGCTGATTTGCCGCTCTCTTAG
- the fabZ gene encoding 3-hydroxyacyl-ACP dehydratase FabZ, with product MQVNINQIMGLLPHRYPFLLVDRIENIVDTDTVKEVTGYKNVTFNEPFFQGHFPDEPVMPGVLILEAMGQVGAVLMKMQKEFQTGERKLVYLTSIDHAKFRRPVKPGDQLRTTARLKRRRGSMGKFEFVATVDGEVVAEAEMGFHIASGLTLVEAEDKK from the coding sequence ATGCAAGTAAACATCAACCAGATAATGGGGCTGCTTCCGCACAGATACCCCTTTCTGCTTGTTGACCGGATCGAAAACATAGTAGACACGGATACCGTAAAAGAGGTTACGGGCTATAAGAACGTGACCTTCAACGAGCCCTTCTTCCAGGGACATTTCCCCGACGAGCCCGTTATGCCGGGAGTGCTTATACTCGAAGCTATGGGGCAGGTCGGCGCAGTCCTCATGAAAATGCAGAAGGAATTCCAGACGGGCGAACGCAAGCTCGTCTACCTCACTTCCATAGACCACGCTAAATTCCGCAGGCCCGTGAAGCCCGGCGACCAGCTCCGCACGACCGCGAGGCTCAAGAGGCGCCGCGGCAGCATGGGAAAATTCGAATTCGTCGCCACAGTCGACGGCGAAGTTGTGGCTGAGGCGGAGATGGGCTTTCATATCGCTTCCGGCCTTACGCTTGTCGAGGCGGAAGATAAGAAATGA